The Candidatus Poribacteria bacterium genome includes a window with the following:
- a CDS encoding ThuA domain-containing protein has product MKNEWVVYEGNEGPGKGKHIVLVSGDEEYRSEEALPMLGKVLATHHGFKCTVLFAIHPESGEIDPEVQTNIPGLHHLESADMMVLFTRFRELPDEQMKYVVDYTNAGKPVMGLRTATHAFSYSRNLESPYAKYSFDSEEFEGGYGRQVLGETWVNHHGHHGKESARGVIDAAMQDHPILKGVDDVWGPSDVYGVNDLTGDSEVLIHGQVLVGMEPTDAPKPDTVTMPMVWIKTYTGDEGNTSRVLNTTMGASVDLESEGLRRLLVNGCYWCMGMEDAIPDKSVVDYVGDYAPTFFGFGTFTKGVRPEDHAS; this is encoded by the coding sequence ATGAAAAATGAATGGGTTGTTTACGAAGGAAACGAAGGTCCCGGAAAGGGCAAGCATATTGTTCTCGTCAGTGGCGATGAAGAGTATCGTTCTGAGGAGGCGTTGCCGATGTTGGGGAAGGTGTTAGCCACGCACCATGGGTTTAAATGTACGGTGCTGTTTGCGATTCATCCGGAATCGGGGGAAATCGATCCGGAAGTGCAGACGAACATTCCGGGACTCCACCATTTAGAATCCGCGGATATGATGGTGCTGTTTACGCGTTTCCGCGAACTGCCCGATGAACAGATGAAATATGTCGTTGACTATACAAATGCCGGTAAACCTGTAATGGGGCTCCGCACAGCGACACACGCTTTCAGTTATAGCCGCAACCTTGAGAGTCCGTATGCAAAATACAGTTTTGACAGTGAGGAATTCGAGGGTGGATACGGCAGGCAAGTCCTCGGCGAGACCTGGGTTAACCATCATGGACATCACGGCAAAGAGAGTGCGCGCGGTGTCATTGACGCAGCGATGCAGGACCATCCGATTCTCAAGGGTGTTGACGATGTTTGGGGTCCCTCCGATGTCTATGGCGTTAATGACTTGACGGGTGACTCGGAAGTGCTTATCCACGGACAGGTGCTGGTCGGTATGGAACCAACGGATGCCCCGAAACCGGATACTGTCACAATGCCGATGGTGTGGATTAAGACCTATACGGGTGATGAAGGCAATACCTCCCGCGTCCTCAACACAACGATGGGTGCCTCCGTTGATTTAGAGAGTGAGGGACTTCGTCGCCTTCTCGTCAATGGGTGCTATTGGTGTATGGGAATGGAGGACGCAATTCCTGATAAGAGTGTTGTTGACTATGTCGGTGATTATGCCCCGACGTTCTTCGGTTTCGGCACTTTTACAAAGGGTGTCCGTCCGGAAGACCATGCCTCATAG
- a CDS encoding phytanoyl-CoA dioxygenase family protein, with protein MRLTSQQRDHYKEQGFVVIPHLFSTATVTLMREHYMKRRAEGPKPGDSGGTTDHADDPNHQFPRMINMHNWDELTQEWASDTNVLTATEQLLEDTPVLLQTMLYFKPPGARGQALHQDEQYITIDPIIGVWVALDTSDEAVGRMVLIPRSHQNGLLSVETADTAISFTNVQSVKPENVEEFGIDMAPGDTLFFHGKVIHGSYMNKTDDRWRRSFICHYRGESSQRFEPAEGTHVSHLKK; from the coding sequence ATGCGCTTAACCTCTCAACAGCGAGACCACTACAAAGAGCAGGGTTTCGTGGTCATTCCTCATCTCTTTAGCACAGCCACAGTAACATTGATGCGTGAGCATTACATGAAACGCCGCGCAGAAGGTCCGAAACCCGGCGACAGCGGTGGCACAACCGATCACGCCGATGACCCAAATCATCAATTTCCACGCATGATCAATATGCACAACTGGGACGAGCTAACCCAAGAATGGGCATCGGACACCAACGTACTTACCGCTACGGAACAACTCCTTGAAGATACGCCGGTGTTGTTACAAACAATGCTCTATTTCAAACCGCCCGGCGCACGAGGTCAGGCTCTACACCAAGATGAACAGTACATCACTATAGATCCAATCATCGGTGTGTGGGTAGCATTAGATACTTCGGACGAAGCCGTTGGGCGGATGGTGCTTATCCCCCGTTCTCATCAAAATGGACTGCTATCTGTTGAAACAGCAGACACCGCTATTTCGTTTACGAATGTCCAATCCGTCAAACCGGAAAATGTTGAAGAATTCGGAATAGATATGGCACCCGGGGACACGCTTTTCTTTCATGGGAAGGTTATTCACGGTTCCTACATGAATAAAACAGATGACCGGTGGCGGCGGAGTTTTATCTGCCACTATAGGGGCGAGAGTTCACAACGGTTTGAACCCGCTGAAGGAACACACGTCTCACATCTCAAAAAATAG
- a CDS encoding phytanoyl-CoA dioxygenase family protein, with protein MEITVQPEELKAGKLTDAHVAQAVKAIRVDGYVILENVVSHDHLDILRERMDADSQILINAEKWGGAGRLIGHLQQGPPPFAPYIFRDIVANPHVVQVTRALLGPGVYNNFYNGNTNSPGSTTQPLHRDGAHLWDDQEVAHPTTEVVVNISPQDTTEENGSVELWPGSHLDVSGRRIEEEEEEARRKICPPIRGNAKKGSALIRDMRLWHRGVPNPSDKPRHMIAMIHRVNWLKSNRRLKYRIGCEVAFENSDLDHNAEFIDFAKKKIDEYDYLFNPRF; from the coding sequence ATGGAAATAACAGTCCAACCAGAAGAATTGAAAGCAGGAAAACTGACAGACGCACACGTGGCGCAAGCCGTTAAGGCGATCCGTGTTGATGGATACGTTATCTTAGAGAACGTCGTTAGCCATGACCACTTGGACATCCTTCGCGAACGAATGGATGCAGACTCACAGATCCTTATTAATGCGGAAAAATGGGGTGGCGCAGGCAGACTCATAGGGCATCTCCAACAGGGACCGCCACCGTTTGCGCCCTACATTTTCAGAGACATCGTCGCGAATCCTCATGTTGTACAAGTGACGAGAGCATTGCTTGGTCCTGGGGTTTATAACAACTTTTACAATGGCAACACGAACTCCCCCGGTAGCACAACACAACCGCTCCACAGAGACGGAGCCCACCTTTGGGATGACCAAGAAGTAGCGCATCCAACAACAGAAGTCGTCGTTAATATCTCACCACAGGATACAACAGAGGAAAATGGCAGCGTCGAACTCTGGCCCGGCTCACATCTTGATGTCAGTGGTCGGCGGATAGAGGAGGAAGAAGAAGAAGCACGCCGTAAAATCTGTCCCCCTATCCGTGGAAATGCGAAGAAGGGAAGCGCACTGATTCGAGACATGCGACTGTGGCACCGAGGTGTTCCCAATCCCTCCGATAAACCCCGCCACATGATCGCAATGATTCATCGTGTCAATTGGCTCAAATCCAACCGCCGTCTGAAGTATAGAATTGGGTGTGAAGTCGCTTTTGAAAACAGCGATCTCGACCATAACGCTGAATTCATTGACTTTGCTAAGAAAAAAATAGATGAGTACGATTACCTCTTCAATCCGAGATTCTAA
- a CDS encoding aspartate kinase produces the protein MLKVSKFGGSSLASAEQVRRVCDIITADPARRLIVVSAPGKRHSQDIKVTDLLIAAASQRLTGKIGASECAEVIERYRSIVSELELPPEVIEPIARDLTERLENSTTDADLYMDTMKAGGEDNCARLIAQVLQARGIDAHYVNPKDAGLLLSDEPGNAQVLPEAYNQLRDLHERPGITIFPGFFGYSKEGNVVTFSRGGSDITGAILASAVRAGVYENFTDVDSVFAANPSIVKDPVPIAELTYREMRELSYAGFSVFHDEALEPVYRAHVPVNIRNTNNPKADGTLIVPNRTSTDIPVVGIAAMDSVCCLYLSKYLMNRQIGFGRRLLQILEAEDISFEHVPSGIDNMSVILREDNLSVAKEKRIVEQIRQTLAPEDIFVERGLSLIMVVGEGMRHTVGIASRATNALAGAKVNIEMINQGSNEVSMMFGIKSNDMETAVQALYAEFFG, from the coding sequence TTGTTAAAAGTATCAAAGTTTGGTGGAAGCTCCCTCGCATCAGCAGAGCAAGTCCGCCGTGTTTGCGACATCATTACTGCCGATCCGGCGCGTCGTCTCATTGTTGTCTCTGCACCCGGAAAACGACATAGCCAAGACATCAAAGTAACAGACCTGCTCATCGCAGCGGCATCCCAACGACTCACGGGAAAAATCGGTGCCTCGGAATGCGCTGAAGTGATAGAGCGGTATCGGAGCATTGTCTCTGAATTGGAGCTCCCGCCTGAAGTTATTGAGCCTATCGCTCGTGACCTAACGGAACGTTTGGAAAATAGCACAACCGATGCCGACCTCTATATGGACACAATGAAGGCGGGTGGCGAGGACAATTGTGCTCGCCTCATCGCACAAGTTTTACAGGCACGCGGTATAGACGCACATTACGTGAACCCAAAGGATGCTGGCTTACTACTTTCCGACGAACCCGGCAACGCGCAAGTGCTACCCGAAGCATACAACCAACTCCGTGATTTACACGAGCGTCCCGGTATCACCATTTTTCCGGGTTTCTTCGGCTATTCGAAGGAGGGCAACGTTGTCACTTTTTCGCGCGGGGGTTCAGACATCACAGGGGCTATTCTCGCCAGTGCTGTTCGGGCGGGAGTCTATGAGAACTTTACAGACGTTGATTCCGTGTTCGCGGCGAACCCATCTATCGTTAAGGATCCTGTCCCGATCGCGGAACTAACTTACCGTGAGATGCGTGAACTCTCTTACGCAGGATTTTCTGTGTTCCATGATGAGGCACTCGAACCCGTCTACCGGGCACATGTGCCTGTCAATATCCGAAACACCAACAACCCGAAAGCGGACGGCACGCTGATTGTTCCAAATCGCACGTCAACAGATATTCCAGTCGTTGGTATCGCGGCAATGGACAGTGTCTGTTGTCTCTACCTCAGCAAATATCTAATGAACCGACAAATCGGGTTTGGGCGGCGACTGCTGCAAATTCTGGAAGCCGAAGACATCTCTTTTGAACACGTCCCGTCGGGTATAGATAATATGTCCGTCATCCTTCGAGAAGATAACCTATCCGTGGCAAAAGAGAAGAGAATTGTCGAACAAATTCGGCAAACACTCGCACCGGAAGACATTTTCGTAGAACGCGGACTCTCCCTCATCATGGTCGTAGGTGAAGGCATGCGTCACACGGTCGGCATCGCCTCGCGTGCGACAAATGCGTTAGCTGGGGCGAAGGTCAACATTGAGATGATTAACCAGGGCTCCAACGAAGTCAGTATGATGTTCGGCATAAAATCTAACGATATGGAGACCGCCGTTCAAGCACTCTATGCCGAATTTTTTGGGTAA